The Vicia villosa cultivar HV-30 ecotype Madison, WI linkage group LG1, Vvil1.0, whole genome shotgun sequence genome includes a region encoding these proteins:
- the LOC131623377 gene encoding uncharacterized protein At4g28440-like — translation MATTNVQEEATKPAKRKPVFTKVDQMKPGTNGHTLIAKVLSSETVLQKGPRPSSSSSSRGIVRPTLISECLIGDETGSIIFTARNEQVELMKAGNTVIIRNAKIDMFKGSMRLAVDKWGRIEVTDPAEFVVKEDNNLSLIEYELVNAVEE, via the exons atggcAACAACAAATGTGCAAGAAGAAGCCACCAAACCCGCAAAGAGAAAACCTGTTTTCACAAAAGTAGATCAGATGAAACCAGGAACCAACGGCCACACTTTGATCGCTAAGGTTTTATCATCTGAAACCGTCTTGCAGAAAGGACCAAGaccctcttcatcttcttcctcccgtGGCATCGTTCGTCCTACTCTCATCTCTGAGTGTCTCATCGGCGATGAAACCGGGTCCATCATTTTCACCGCTCGCAATGAACAAG TTGAGTTGATGAAGGCTGGAAATACTGTAATCATTCGCAATGCAAAGATTGACATGTTTAAGGGATCAATGAGGCTGGCTGTTGACAAATGGGGGCGAATTGAGGTCACTGATCCTGCTGAGTTCGTCGTCAAAGAGGATAACAACCTATCTCTCATTGAATATGAATTGGTGAACGCGGTTGAAGAATAA